The following proteins come from a genomic window of Asterias amurensis chromosome 15, ASM3211899v1:
- the LOC139948474 gene encoding polyisoprenoid diphosphate/phosphate phosphohydrolase PLPP6-like, giving the protein MVSELRSRKLASSEEKGKQEISDQKSEDGSKKRKAVRANNGSQPGVFRRLLEWDKETSLLCSICASPTSGHGSLRLFLKLIEIGGHGVPWIVIPVTLMYFTEDPWLMEILLNLLAGIFLDLLVSLILKSLVRRPRPNVNQNDMVLTASVDSLYSFPSGHCTRAGMLAFFFIANIDLTVIQAMILLVWTVGIALSRICLGRHYIMDVSFGLIIGLLQGIFIQYYWLPLKSFEDLKGYFILKQ; this is encoded by the exons ATGGTTTCGGAATTACGATCACGAAAACTTGCCTCTTCGGAGGAAAAGGGAAAACAAGAGATATCTGATCAGAAAAGTGAAGATGGGAGCAAGAAAAGAAAAGCTGTTCGTGCCAACAACGGAAGTCAACCCGGTGTATTCCGACGCCTTCTCGAATGGGATAAAGAAACGTCGCTTCTTTGCAGCATCTGTGCCTCTCCAACCTCGGGGCATGGAAGCTTGAGGTTGTTCTTGAAATTGATTGAGATAGGTGGTCATGGAGTGCCATGGATAGTGATTCCTGTCACTTTGATGTACTTCACCGAGGATCCTTGGTTGATGGAAATTTTACTCAATCTATTGGCAg GAATCTTTCTGGATCTGCTGGTGAGCCTGATTCTCAAATCTCTGGTCCGAAGACCTCGACCCAACGTCAACCAGAATGATATGGTCCTAACTGCATCCGTAGATAGCCTGTATTCCTTCCCTTCAGGTCACTGTACACGTGCAGGGATGCTAGCCTTCTTCTTCATAGCCAACATCGATTTAACTGTCATCCAGGCTATGATACTCTTAGTGTGGACGGTCGGGATTGCGTTATCGCGGATCTGTTTGGGACGTCATTACATTATGGATGTCAGCTTTGGCCTCATCATAGGCCTTCTTCAAGGAATTTTCATCCAGTATTACTGGCTGCCTCTGAAGAGCTTTGAAGATTTAAAAGGATATTTTATTCTTAAGCAATGA